A single genomic interval of Selenobaculum gibii harbors:
- a CDS encoding radical SAM/SPASM domain-containing protein, with protein MEFLNQSETSTKMLLLSLTGTCNLSCKYCYANEHAADFMSVETAIQAVDIAARSKEKFILQFSGGEPLLNFPVIQAVIEYVQHNKIPALMQVQTNGTLITEKIAKILKKGKVAIGVSIDGRTQENDKQRCFPNGSGCMQAILNGIEILKHHSIQIGVTCVVTAQNVNKLTGIVELAYYLGNVRRIGFDLLRGQGRGAEIKAAEPQDVKAGLEEAFTVAQKLEKLTGRKMLFAQLERVEKLKEGSLTTFAHCHAMNGAAIYVDATGDIYACASLVGNPDFYIGNIKTGVDRQKQAKVAEVIKNSLHFCLECKDFSLCGGGCFARWYGSKEKMAYLSECSLKRTAIHCS; from the coding sequence ATGGAGTTTTTAAATCAATCTGAAACATCGACAAAGATGCTATTACTTAGTTTAACCGGTACCTGTAATTTATCATGTAAGTATTGCTATGCGAATGAACATGCTGCTGATTTTATGTCAGTTGAGACAGCGATTCAAGCAGTAGATATTGCTGCAAGAAGTAAAGAGAAGTTTATCCTTCAATTTAGTGGTGGAGAACCGCTGCTGAATTTTCCGGTCATTCAAGCGGTGATTGAATATGTTCAGCACAATAAAATTCCTGCATTAATGCAGGTGCAAACAAATGGAACGTTAATTACTGAGAAAATCGCGAAAATCCTAAAAAAAGGAAAAGTTGCAATTGGCGTTAGCATAGATGGGAGAACACAGGAAAATGATAAGCAGAGATGTTTTCCAAATGGTAGTGGATGTATGCAGGCGATTTTAAATGGAATTGAAATTTTGAAACATCATTCTATCCAAATCGGTGTGACTTGTGTTGTGACAGCTCAAAATGTAAATAAATTAACAGGGATTGTAGAGCTTGCCTATTACCTTGGAAATGTAAGGCGAATTGGGTTTGATTTACTAAGAGGACAAGGACGCGGTGCAGAGATAAAAGCGGCGGAACCTCAAGATGTAAAAGCGGGATTAGAGGAAGCATTTACCGTAGCTCAAAAGCTTGAGAAATTAACGGGACGTAAAATGTTGTTTGCGCAGTTAGAACGCGTGGAAAAATTAAAGGAAGGCAGCTTAACAACTTTTGCTCATTGCCATGCGATGAATGGTGCTGCAATTTATGTTGATGCAACTGGAGATATCTATGCTTGTGCTTCTTTGGTAGGTAATCCTGACTTTTATATTGGAAATATTAAAACGGGTGTGGATAGACAAAAACAAGCCAAGGTTGCAGAGGTAATAAAAAATAGTTTGCATTTTTGCTTAGAGTGCAAGGATTTTTCGTTGTGTGGCGGGGGGTGTTTTGCTAGATGGTATGGCAGCAAAGAGAAAATGGCATATCTTTCGGAATGTAGCTTGAAGCGGACTGCAATTCATTGTAGTTAA
- a CDS encoding FecCD family ABC transporter permease codes for MNALNKKIIILIVLVALFLLTFAMSLSFGQIQIPFLSIVNILTDQLNLPILTNAVPTAEDTAVIWHIRMPRTLVGILVGAALAVTGAVMQGVFGNPLAEPGIIGASSGAALGAVLAISTGLTAIGMFYMPLFAFIGSLATVALTIFLAMRNGKIPVMVLLLAGVAVSIFLGALTSGILTFMNEYKLREFLFWTVGGLDYRRWEHVYLAVGPIVLGIIILCLLARHLNILVLGEEEARSVGMSVGKLRMLLLFIASLTTATAVCVSGSISFVGLVVPHIMRIILGAEHRILLPACALAGGTFLLGCDTVGRLIAQPAEIRVGVMTALMGAPYFLFLLRRAQRKGQL; via the coding sequence ATGAACGCTTTGAATAAAAAAATTATCATTTTAATTGTTTTAGTCGCTTTATTTTTGCTTACTTTTGCAATGTCCTTAAGTTTTGGGCAAATTCAGATTCCTTTTTTATCTATCGTAAATATTCTTACTGACCAATTAAATTTGCCAATACTAACGAATGCCGTTCCAACAGCTGAGGATACCGCTGTTATTTGGCATATTAGAATGCCTAGAACGCTTGTTGGCATTTTAGTCGGGGCGGCGTTAGCTGTAACGGGTGCAGTAATGCAGGGCGTTTTTGGTAATCCATTAGCAGAACCGGGAATTATTGGTGCATCAAGTGGAGCTGCACTGGGAGCTGTATTAGCTATTTCTACGGGATTGACTGCTATAGGCATGTTTTATATGCCTCTTTTTGCGTTTATCGGATCTTTGGCAACGGTTGCATTAACGATTTTTCTTGCTATGCGGAATGGGAAAATTCCCGTCATGGTATTATTACTAGCCGGCGTTGCTGTTAGTATTTTTTTAGGAGCATTAACTTCAGGAATATTGACTTTTATGAATGAATATAAATTGAGGGAATTTTTATTTTGGACCGTTGGCGGATTAGACTATAGACGCTGGGAACATGTGTATTTGGCAGTTGGTCCAATTGTGCTTGGTATTATTATTTTATGTTTATTAGCTAGACATTTGAATATTCTTGTTCTTGGTGAGGAAGAAGCGCGCTCTGTCGGTATGTCGGTAGGCAAATTGAGAATGCTTTTATTATTCATTGCTTCACTAACAACAGCTACTGCAGTATGTGTCAGTGGTAGTATAAGCTTTGTTGGGTTAGTGGTGCCACATATTATGAGGATTATCTTAGGAGCAGAACACCGGATTTTATTACCAGCCTGTGCCTTAGCTGGAGGGACTTTTCTATTAGGGTGTGATACGGTGGGAAGATTGATTGCGCAGCCAGCGGAGATCCGCGTGGGTGTAATGACTGCTTTAATGGGTGCACCATACTTTTTGTTTTTACTTAGACGGGCGCAGCGGAAGGGGCAGCTATAA
- a CDS encoding TonB-dependent receptor plug domain-containing protein, with protein sequence MKRDFLRKRTVLATIACTTFVSLALPSVEAATLDEYTLDNVVVTASKIEQNAFKAPANINVVTREMLEKNHYTNLTDVLRDVPGVTIQNYGNGGGNYTSNSIYINGTKNIVVLIDGMRVNTNGSTFSKFNASEVVDMDSIERIEILKGSASTLYGSDASGGVINIITRKVAAGDNKTSLEITGGSFGKEQYSLLNTGRTDDNVYWMLAAQKDISGDFKDGRGNTIQNKVNANDFNFKIGKDFDEDTSLIFTYESYQSDYLRPKNGGLHETQISEGEKDQRRLSILSTNRISERAVNQISLYQNKNYLNDNYNDSMNVWLMDLETSGVSDQVTYTTENHTLVGGFDFYQDKIKNYSSTSYGYTDAWRDRTITNRAFYLQDAWHMNDEWTLTTGIRTDNHSVYGRHNTPSVVLGYEANDNTNYYMSYKEFFVSPNQYQLYSSYGSLDLEPETGKTIEFGVNHKFDKTFTGSFNIFKRKAENMIGFNSDTYKYYNVGEESARGWDIQFTKQLNDNFSANVGYTHLYIDPENAYSNPNQNGYLPRGAWNLGLKYEKDQFDMQLNGRGIIDREGRKGKNIADEFTSFWIWDAAINYQFEDNAKAFIRVNNIFDKFYTDQCYDMDPDGSWYSAPGRNFQVGVQYSF encoded by the coding sequence ATGAAAAGGGATTTTTTACGAAAAAGAACAGTTTTAGCCACGATTGCTTGTACTACATTTGTTTCGTTAGCATTGCCAAGTGTAGAAGCCGCTACCTTAGATGAATATACGCTAGACAATGTTGTTGTTACAGCATCTAAAATAGAACAAAATGCTTTTAAAGCACCTGCAAATATCAATGTTGTTACGCGTGAAATGTTAGAAAAAAATCATTATACAAACTTAACGGATGTGCTTAGAGATGTTCCAGGTGTTACTATTCAAAACTATGGAAACGGTGGCGGAAATTATACTTCAAACAGTATTTATATTAATGGAACAAAAAATATTGTAGTTCTTATTGATGGAATGAGAGTAAATACAAATGGTAGTACTTTCTCAAAATTTAATGCTTCAGAAGTAGTAGATATGGATAGCATTGAACGAATTGAAATATTAAAAGGGTCAGCTTCAACACTTTATGGCTCAGATGCTTCAGGTGGTGTAATCAATATCATTACACGTAAAGTCGCTGCAGGTGATAACAAAACTTCCTTAGAAATTACAGGTGGCAGTTTTGGCAAGGAACAATATAGTCTTTTGAATACGGGAAGAACGGATGACAATGTTTATTGGATGCTTGCCGCGCAAAAAGATATTAGTGGTGATTTTAAGGATGGGCGCGGCAATACAATTCAAAATAAAGTAAATGCAAACGATTTTAATTTTAAAATCGGCAAAGATTTTGATGAAGATACTTCGCTAATATTTACTTACGAATCTTATCAATCGGATTATTTACGCCCCAAAAATGGTGGCCTTCATGAAACGCAAATTAGTGAAGGTGAAAAAGACCAAAGAAGATTGAGTATTTTATCCACAAATCGCATTTCTGAAAGAGCAGTAAATCAGATTTCCTTATATCAAAATAAGAACTATCTCAATGATAACTATAATGACTCAATGAATGTATGGTTAATGGACTTGGAGACTTCAGGCGTAAGTGACCAGGTAACCTATACAACAGAAAATCATACTTTAGTAGGCGGCTTTGATTTTTATCAAGATAAGATCAAGAATTATTCTAGTACAAGTTATGGTTATACAGATGCTTGGCGAGATCGAACGATTACAAATCGTGCCTTTTATTTGCAAGATGCTTGGCATATGAATGATGAATGGACATTAACGACGGGGATTCGTACAGACAATCATTCCGTATATGGACGTCATAATACGCCAAGTGTTGTATTAGGTTATGAAGCGAATGACAATACAAATTACTATATGAGTTATAAGGAATTCTTTGTATCGCCAAATCAATATCAGTTGTATTCCTCTTACGGCAGCTTAGATTTAGAACCGGAAACAGGAAAAACAATAGAATTTGGTGTGAATCACAAATTTGATAAAACTTTCACTGGTAGTTTCAACATATTTAAGCGAAAAGCAGAAAATATGATCGGATTTAATTCGGATACCTATAAATATTACAATGTTGGGGAAGAAAGTGCCCGTGGCTGGGATATCCAATTCACAAAACAATTGAATGATAATTTTAGTGCAAATGTAGGTTATACGCATTTATATATTGATCCGGAAAATGCATATTCAAATCCAAATCAGAATGGATATTTACCGCGTGGTGCTTGGAATCTAGGGTTGAAATATGAAAAGGATCAATTTGATATGCAGCTTAATGGTAGAGGAATTATTGATCGAGAAGGTCGTAAGGGAAAAAATATTGCAGATGAATTTACATCCTTTTGGATATGGGATGCAGCAATCAATTATCAATTCGAAGACAATGCAAAAGCGTTTATTCGTGTGAATAATATTTTTGATAAATTCTATACAGATCAATGTTATGATATGGATCCAGATGGTAGTTGGTATTCAGCACCAGGGCGTAACTTCCAAGTTGGAGTTCAATATTCATTTTAA
- a CDS encoding ABC transporter ATP-binding protein: MKQPILIAENVGLAIDNYTILQDINFTVNPGEFVGIIGPNGAGKSTLLKSLRGIHSAIGTIEIFGENLHTLSEKQIARKVAYMQQEINTGFGFSAKQVVLAGRYPYLEWWQNESEEDYAIAEKYMKFTGVSHLADKDINHMSGGEKQRVLLAKVLTQETDLIFLDEPTASLDLTYQEEIFRQCKELCRQGKTILIVVHDIRLAAKFCSRLILLNKGNVLADGLPEEVITTGNLHQAYQMNAAVFNNYVSGLLDIYTYHKEDRNDSKQRIHIISGGGIASDLIRKLYEQHYKISTGVLSTGDGDAIVASAFKAKVIYKEAFAPINESSSEENRMLIGHANFTVLCNIAYGINNLMNLKDAFIAKQLIILEDTPIEERDYTNGEAKHLYDALIRQSQVQVMTTNEFMHLMEQKNGVFKSI; this comes from the coding sequence ATGAAACAACCTATACTGATTGCAGAAAATGTCGGATTAGCGATAGACAATTATACTATATTACAGGACATTAATTTTACAGTAAATCCAGGAGAGTTTGTTGGTATTATCGGGCCCAATGGCGCAGGTAAAAGTACGCTGCTAAAAAGTTTACGGGGAATTCATTCGGCAATAGGAACTATCGAAATATTTGGGGAAAATCTACATACATTATCTGAAAAGCAGATTGCGCGTAAAGTTGCTTATATGCAGCAGGAAATTAATACGGGATTTGGATTTTCAGCAAAACAGGTTGTGTTAGCAGGACGATATCCTTATTTGGAATGGTGGCAGAATGAAAGTGAAGAGGACTATGCAATTGCTGAAAAATATATGAAATTTACAGGTGTCTCTCATTTAGCGGATAAGGATATTAATCATATGTCAGGTGGGGAAAAACAGCGTGTATTATTAGCGAAGGTTCTTACCCAAGAAACGGATTTGATCTTTCTTGATGAGCCTACGGCTAGTCTCGATTTAACGTATCAAGAAGAGATTTTTCGTCAGTGCAAAGAGCTTTGTCGTCAGGGAAAAACTATTTTGATTGTTGTTCATGACATTCGCTTGGCGGCAAAATTTTGTTCTCGATTAATTTTACTGAATAAAGGTAACGTTTTAGCGGATGGATTACCAGAAGAAGTAATCACTACTGGTAATTTACATCAAGCGTATCAGATGAATGCAGCAGTGTTTAATAATTATGTATCGGGACTGCTTGATATTTATACTTATCATAAAGAGGATAGAAATGATAGCAAGCAACGGATTCACATTATTAGTGGAGGAGGGATTGCTTCGGATTTAATAAGAAAGTTATATGAACAGCATTATAAGATTAGTACGGGGGTATTATCAACTGGAGATGGAGACGCAATTGTAGCGTCTGCATTTAAAGCAAAGGTGATTTATAAGGAAGCTTTTGCTCCTATCAATGAATCAAGTAGTGAGGAAAATCGCATGTTAATTGGTCATGCAAACTTTACAGTACTTTGTAATATTGCCTATGGAATAAATAATTTAATGAACTTAAAAGATGCATTTATTGCAAAACAATTGATTATTTTGGAAGATACACCGATTGAAGAACGTGATTATACAAATGGGGAAGCAAAACACTTATACGATGCATTAATACGGCAATCACAAGTACAAGTAATGACAACAAATGAATTTATGCATTTAATGGAGCAGAAAAATGGAGTTTTTAAATCAATCTGA
- the cobN gene encoding cobaltochelatase subunit CobN — MSRILFITNMEHHDIGMKSAQIFAEAKSQLSNFFVQEYINDSEIWNKRWEEKIRVCDFVLISWMGTGLCCDFLKKSSMYMRQKEICHLYHIMDAGDDVLDLGLTHEEKNTIFKYFSYGGLENFSNLWLFLAKTFCKKNCQVEEPKQMPWAGVYHPNYPDETLSIEEYLEKKQSLNKPIIGMIFSREDWLWQNLSYPNQVIAEIERQGFIPLVIFTTTMANEETGAVNLQTNIEKFFYQNGHPIIDVLINNFVFSLTVTGFVALEALKKLNVPILQAYHLYNTYQWWKNSFVGMSANELSYAIALPEFDGIIHSVPVATQEELEEGAHTKCILEERIERLIQKAGKWAKLNKKQNKEKKVAIIFHNYPPTNSNIGSAASLDSIESIRLLLKRLKEDGYQVDHLPVSREEFIADLTSHATNDRRFISEKQILEADGKLTKEQYQAYFETLPQETKKQLIHDWGGVPGEVFCYEDTLLIPGMKNGNVYITVQPPRGFGEDPAKIYHSPDCAPTHHYLAFYHWIQEIWQADAMIHVGTHGNLEWLPGKGVAMSNACYPDIATGNMPNIYHYWITCVGEGIQAKRRSAACLISYLSAPMTVAGVYEELEELEKLLEEYVHFQKDIAAEQNKTILEDLIRQKAAECRIEEIVDYGDFNDYLGKLHVFITDIKNMQIHNGLHILGCPPEGDELIEYLLELTRLENGEIPSLTKTIATMIYGYDYYVLLENSGTLLPDGSKTYGILLDEIRQKCREVIVLLYQQQFEIEQAERIFHLSWTEKLTEQERTEFLKVARYICQHIAPSLLLTTLEIENTLRALNGAYIEPSASGAPTSGGADLLPTGRNFYSVDPKTLPTEAAWEIGKTMADYVIERFINEEGHYPESVGIILWATSNLRNHGQCVAEFLYLMGLKPVWQSGSKRVIDLEIIPLEKLKRPRIDVTGRISGLFRDSMLASIDWLNKAVDMVSQLDESIEQNYVRKHILAEVDDLLQEGTAKEQAWRQASYRIFGDPPGAHGAGVGAVLEAKNWDNIDDLADVYVRWGAHAYGDGSAGSYLPKLFKKRLEKMEITLQNVDHRESSMLAGDDYNNYRGGMVAAVRSISGKMPRNYVSDSSDRKKIQLRSLAEELKRWFRGEAMNPKYIEGMKKHGYKGAGDLATYVAVSYQWDATSNVMEDWMYEKYAEKYAFNEEMQKWMQEVNPWALHRIAEVLLEANQRGLWNAKPETKAELEKLFLSLEGDLEEINDEK; from the coding sequence ATGAGCAGGATATTATTTATTACAAATATGGAACATCATGATATTGGAATGAAATCAGCCCAAATTTTTGCAGAGGCAAAAAGTCAGCTAAGTAATTTTTTTGTGCAAGAATATATAAATGATAGTGAAATTTGGAACAAACGCTGGGAAGAGAAAATTCGAGTGTGTGATTTTGTTTTAATTTCATGGATGGGAACGGGATTGTGTTGTGATTTTCTAAAAAAGTCCTCAATGTATATGCGACAAAAGGAGATTTGTCATCTTTATCACATCATGGATGCTGGTGACGATGTACTGGATTTAGGCTTAACCCACGAAGAAAAAAATACAATTTTTAAATATTTTAGCTATGGAGGATTAGAGAATTTCTCAAATTTATGGCTTTTTCTTGCAAAAACATTTTGTAAAAAAAATTGTCAAGTAGAAGAACCGAAACAAATGCCCTGGGCTGGGGTATATCATCCTAATTATCCGGATGAGACCTTAAGTATTGAGGAGTATTTGGAAAAGAAGCAATCACTCAATAAGCCGATCATTGGTATGATTTTTTCGCGGGAAGATTGGTTATGGCAGAACTTATCTTATCCAAATCAAGTAATTGCTGAAATTGAAAGGCAAGGATTTATTCCGCTTGTGATTTTTACTACGACAATGGCAAATGAAGAAACAGGAGCGGTTAACTTACAAACCAATATAGAAAAGTTTTTTTATCAAAATGGACACCCTATAATTGACGTGTTAATTAACAATTTTGTTTTTTCTTTGACGGTTACGGGATTTGTTGCATTAGAAGCATTAAAAAAATTAAATGTTCCAATCTTACAAGCGTACCATTTATATAATACGTATCAATGGTGGAAGAATAGTTTTGTAGGAATGTCTGCGAATGAATTATCCTATGCGATTGCATTGCCTGAATTTGATGGAATTATTCATAGTGTACCAGTTGCAACACAAGAAGAATTAGAGGAGGGGGCACATACAAAATGTATATTAGAAGAACGAATTGAGCGGTTAATACAAAAGGCTGGAAAATGGGCTAAATTAAATAAAAAGCAGAATAAAGAAAAGAAAGTTGCAATCATATTTCATAATTATCCGCCAACAAATTCAAACATCGGAAGTGCAGCAAGCCTTGATTCTATTGAAAGTATTCGCTTGTTATTAAAAAGGTTAAAAGAGGATGGCTATCAGGTAGATCATTTGCCTGTAAGTCGCGAAGAATTTATTGCGGATCTAACAAGTCATGCCACCAATGATCGGCGGTTTATTTCAGAAAAACAAATTTTAGAAGCTGATGGGAAATTAACAAAAGAACAATATCAAGCTTATTTTGAGACTCTGCCACAAGAGACAAAAAAACAGTTGATCCATGATTGGGGAGGAGTGCCAGGCGAAGTATTTTGTTATGAGGATACTTTGCTGATTCCGGGAATGAAAAATGGAAATGTTTATATTACAGTACAGCCTCCACGTGGATTTGGCGAGGATCCGGCCAAAATTTATCATTCGCCGGATTGTGCTCCAACACATCATTATTTAGCCTTTTACCATTGGATACAAGAGATTTGGCAAGCAGATGCGATGATTCATGTAGGAACGCATGGAAATTTGGAATGGCTTCCAGGAAAAGGCGTAGCGATGTCAAACGCTTGCTATCCTGACATTGCTACGGGAAATATGCCGAATATTTATCATTATTGGATTACCTGTGTTGGCGAAGGAATTCAGGCAAAAAGACGTAGTGCTGCATGTTTAATTAGTTATTTATCTGCACCGATGACCGTTGCCGGAGTGTATGAAGAATTAGAAGAGCTAGAAAAACTTTTAGAAGAATATGTTCATTTCCAAAAAGATATCGCTGCCGAGCAGAATAAAACGATATTGGAAGATTTAATTAGGCAAAAAGCAGCTGAGTGCAGGATTGAAGAAATCGTTGATTATGGCGATTTTAATGATTATCTTGGGAAATTGCACGTTTTTATTACGGATATAAAAAATATGCAGATTCATAATGGATTGCATATTTTGGGTTGCCCTCCAGAAGGGGATGAACTAATTGAGTATTTGTTAGAATTGACACGGTTAGAAAATGGTGAGATTCCCTCGCTGACAAAAACAATTGCGACTATGATTTATGGATATGATTATTACGTCTTGTTAGAAAATAGCGGTACTTTACTTCCCGATGGAAGCAAGACTTATGGCATTTTATTAGATGAAATTCGGCAAAAGTGTCGTGAAGTTATTGTGCTCTTGTATCAACAGCAGTTTGAGATAGAACAAGCAGAACGAATCTTCCATTTATCCTGGACGGAAAAATTAACTGAGCAAGAGCGTACAGAATTTTTAAAAGTAGCTAGATATATTTGTCAACATATTGCACCAAGTTTACTTTTGACGACTTTGGAGATTGAAAATACCCTGCGAGCATTGAATGGTGCTTATATTGAGCCAAGTGCATCTGGAGCTCCAACGAGTGGTGGTGCGGATTTGTTACCGACAGGGAGAAATTTTTATAGCGTTGATCCCAAAACTCTACCGACAGAGGCGGCTTGGGAAATCGGTAAAACGATGGCGGATTATGTAATCGAACGTTTTATCAATGAGGAGGGGCATTATCCTGAGAGCGTAGGCATTATTTTGTGGGCAACGAGTAATTTGCGTAATCATGGACAATGTGTTGCAGAATTTTTATATTTAATGGGCTTAAAACCCGTTTGGCAAAGCGGCAGCAAGCGGGTTATTGACTTAGAAATTATTCCGCTAGAAAAGCTGAAAAGACCACGAATAGACGTAACTGGACGGATTAGCGGGCTGTTTCGTGATAGCATGTTAGCTTCGATTGATTGGCTAAATAAAGCAGTAGATATGGTGTCTCAGCTTGATGAAAGTATTGAGCAAAATTATGTTCGCAAACATATTTTAGCGGAAGTTGATGACTTACTACAGGAAGGTACTGCGAAAGAACAGGCTTGGCGACAAGCTTCATATCGAATTTTTGGCGATCCACCGGGAGCGCATGGTGCAGGTGTTGGTGCGGTATTAGAAGCGAAAAATTGGGATAATATTGATGACTTAGCCGATGTGTACGTTCGTTGGGGCGCACATGCCTATGGCGACGGTTCAGCTGGTTCGTATTTACCAAAGCTATTTAAAAAGCGTTTAGAAAAGATGGAGATTACCTTGCAGAATGTAGATCATCGCGAGTCCTCTATGTTAGCGGGGGATGATTATAATAATTATCGTGGTGGTATGGTAGCCGCTGTCCGCAGTATAAGCGGTAAAATGCCACGGAATTATGTAAGCGATAGCTCAGATCGAAAAAAAATTCAGTTGCGAAGTTTAGCAGAAGAGTTAAAACGGTGGTTTAGAGGCGAAGCCATGAATCCTAAATATATTGAAGGGATGAAAAAACATGGTTATAAAGGTGCCGGTGATTTAGCGACTTACGTTGCTGTCAGTTATCAATGGGATGCGACAAGCAATGTCATGGAAGATTGGATGTATGAAAAATACGCAGAAAAATATGCATTTAATGAAGAGATGCAAAAATGGATGCAGGAAGTGAATCCATGGGCATTGCACAGAATTGCTGAGGTGCTATTAGAAGCCAATCAGCGTGGGCTATGGAATGCGAAACCAGAAACAAAAGCTGAATTGGAAAAATTATTTTTATCCTTAGAAGGAGATTTGGAAGAAATAAATGATGAAAAATAA
- a CDS encoding TIM barrel protein — MLELVNLSNYSMDNNLIKNDAKELGKFLKQNNLDGIEMMLWEPWDSNLHPEKFIYGVHLRFWSDWLDFWLGNSQGLKLSFPNTDAIKSCFGGLTRNDWLALYKENISAAIKMNPKYLVFHVSQARKEELYHWKFHYKDNMVIEAIIELVNDLSDVIPEGVTLLFENLWWPGLTLLDRNIVEKLMAGIQHKNKGIMLDTGHLMNTNQNLVTQEDGVEYILQVLNNLGAESRYIKGIHLHYSLSGEYVKKIRQENITRDYSIGNIMEHVLKIDEHLPFTTQTVQKIVEKIQPQYLVHEFMQTSTLDWQTKVRTQQRALRKF, encoded by the coding sequence TTGCTTGAATTGGTAAATTTATCAAATTACTCCATGGATAATAATTTAATTAAAAATGATGCGAAAGAGCTTGGAAAATTTTTAAAGCAAAATAACTTAGATGGTATTGAGATGATGCTTTGGGAACCGTGGGATTCTAATTTGCATCCGGAAAAATTTATTTATGGTGTGCATTTACGGTTTTGGAGTGATTGGTTAGATTTTTGGCTAGGAAATTCACAAGGCTTGAAATTAAGTTTCCCAAATACGGATGCGATTAAATCTTGCTTTGGTGGTTTGACGCGAAATGATTGGTTAGCTTTATATAAAGAGAATATTTCAGCAGCAATAAAAATGAATCCTAAATATCTTGTTTTTCATGTTAGTCAGGCAAGAAAAGAGGAACTTTATCATTGGAAGTTTCATTATAAAGATAATATGGTTATTGAAGCGATCATTGAACTTGTGAATGATCTTTCAGATGTGATTCCAGAAGGTGTAACTTTGTTATTTGAGAACTTATGGTGGCCGGGCTTAACTTTGTTAGATAGAAATATCGTAGAAAAACTAATGGCTGGAATTCAGCATAAAAATAAAGGGATTATGCTGGATACGGGACACTTGATGAACACAAATCAAAACCTAGTGACGCAAGAAGATGGTGTAGAGTATATTTTGCAAGTTCTGAATAATTTGGGAGCAGAAAGCAGATATATAAAAGGAATTCATCTACATTATTCATTATCGGGAGAGTATGTCAAAAAGATTAGACAAGAAAACATTACTCGTGATTATTCTATAGGCAATATTATGGAACATGTACTAAAGATTGATGAACATCTTCCGTTTACTACACAAACGGTGCAAAAAATTGTGGAAAAGATACAGCCTCAATATCTTGTGCATGAATTTATGCAGACATCAACTTTGGATTGGCAAACTAAAGTAAGAACACAGCAACGTGCGTTGAGAAAATTTTAA